The Epinephelus lanceolatus isolate andai-2023 chromosome 21, ASM4190304v1, whole genome shotgun sequence genome has a segment encoding these proteins:
- the LOC117247399 gene encoding upstream-binding factor 1-like protein 1 isoform X1, whose translation MGGSGAETEDTEWTKANLQKLLAAIKTNIPDRERMTAYPKGLKSVNWDMVAFPPFSPKACQEKWMQIFQKMRKIRTLTELIDEAEGVVSDPVPNSKIHPELPKRPGPPNSIFYEENWAKFHEKHPNMSRKKLFKRILKKYQALPDEEKAQYVDKFKVAKEEYHRRMLEFSKHYAEDPKHKYKKHTKRKRVTEDAPDQDKQESNAASDLPPKPPFNGYNLFCKEQRASTTGFSGNNYVSMWAQRWRDLTEQQKDEYTTRCKELQRQYSAQLSDYLNKFDEQKQQQILDENGLKAPKMQRGTRKRTKDLPGEPKKPSQCGNAVFFQTQMEHLKDKIPNSRERFTKVSQLWHGLSDKDKEHYKQEVHKNIQKYKMELRKWFKTLTATEQAAYRKHNSSKLKFLDVKPTEDDDDREGACVAVHRPSDSEDEDIEYISSSSSDEEEDFTKFEIQELEEDDDDVIMFKVY comes from the exons ATGGGTGGTAGTGGAGCTGAGACTGAAGACACTG AATGGACCAAGGCAAACCTCCAGAAGCTTCTTGCTGCTATAAAAACCAACATCCCTGACCGTGAGAGAATGACTGCATACCCCAAAGGACTGAAGAGTGTCAACTGGGATATGGTGGCttttcctcctttctctcctAAAGCATGTCAAGAAAAGTGGATGCAGATTTTCCAGAAG ATGCGCAAAATTCGGACCCTCACAGAGCTCATCGATGAAGCTGAAGGTGTCGTTTCCGATCCTGTTCCGAACAGTAAG ATCCACCCGGAGCTCCCGAAGAGACCTGGCCCTCCAAATTCTATCTTTTATGAGGAGAACTGGGCCAAGTTTCACGAGAAGCACCCAAATATGTCCCGCAAAAAGTTGTTCAAGCgcatattaaaaaaataccagGCACTCCCAGATGAAGAGAAG GCTCAATATGTGGATAAATTTAAGGTTGCTAAAGAGGAATACCATAGAAGGATGTTGGAGTTCAG TAAACATTATGCAGAAGATCCCAAGCATAAGTACAAGAAACACACGAAGAGGAAGAGAGTCACTGAAGACGCTCCAGAT CAGGATAAACAGGAATCTAACGCTGCAAGTGACCTGCCTCCCAAGCCTCCTTT cAATGGCTATAATCTTTTCTGCAAAGAGCAACGTGCATCCACGACGGGGTTCTCTGGAAATAACTATGTGAGCATGTGGGCCCAACGCTGGCGAGATTTGACTGAGCAACAGAAGGACGAGTACACGACACGCTGCAAAGAG TTGCAGAGACAGTACTCGGCCCAGCTGTCAGATTATCTGAAC AAATTTGATGagcaaaagcagcagcagatctTAGATGAGAATGGCCTCAAAGCACCTAAAATGCAGAGG GGCACAAGAAAAAGGACAAAAGATCTTCCTGGCGAGCCCAAGAAACCCTCTCA ATGCGGTAATGCAGTTTTCTTTCAAACTCAGATGGAACATCTGAAGGATAAAATCCCAAACTCGAGGGAGCGCTTCACCAAGGTCAGCCAATTGTGGCATGGCCTTTCCGATAAGGACAAGGAGCACTACAAACAGGAAGTACATAAAAACATTCAGAAATATAAGATGGAGCTCCGGAAGTGGTTTAAG ACACTGACGGCAACAGAGCAGGCAGCATATCGGAAGCATAACAGCAGT AAATTGAAGTTCCTTGATGTCAAACCAAcagaagatgatgatgacagagaAGGAGCATGTGTTGCTGTGCACAGACCATCA GATTCAGAGGATGAAGACATTGAGTACatcagcagtagcagcagtgatgaagaggaggatttTACCAAATTTGAG ATCCAGGAGCTGGAGGAAGACGATGACGATGTCATCATGTTTAAGGTGTATTAG
- the LOC117247399 gene encoding upstream-binding factor 1-like protein 1 isoform X2 yields the protein MGGSGAETEDTEWTKANLQKLLAAIKTNIPDRERMTAYPKGLKSVNWDMVAFPPFSPKACQEKWMQIFQKMRKIRTLTELIDEAEGVVSDPVPNSKIHPELPKRPGPPNSIFYEENWAKFHEKHPNMSRKKLFKRILKKYQALPDEEKAQYVDKFKVAKEEYHRRMLEFSKHYAEDPKHKYKKHTKRKRVTEDAPDDKQESNAASDLPPKPPFNGYNLFCKEQRASTTGFSGNNYVSMWAQRWRDLTEQQKDEYTTRCKELQRQYSAQLSDYLNKFDEQKQQQILDENGLKAPKMQRGTRKRTKDLPGEPKKPSQCGNAVFFQTQMEHLKDKIPNSRERFTKVSQLWHGLSDKDKEHYKQEVHKNIQKYKMELRKWFKTLTATEQAAYRKHNSSKLKFLDVKPTEDDDDREGACVAVHRPSDSEDEDIEYISSSSSDEEEDFTKFEIQELEEDDDDVIMFKVY from the exons ATGGGTGGTAGTGGAGCTGAGACTGAAGACACTG AATGGACCAAGGCAAACCTCCAGAAGCTTCTTGCTGCTATAAAAACCAACATCCCTGACCGTGAGAGAATGACTGCATACCCCAAAGGACTGAAGAGTGTCAACTGGGATATGGTGGCttttcctcctttctctcctAAAGCATGTCAAGAAAAGTGGATGCAGATTTTCCAGAAG ATGCGCAAAATTCGGACCCTCACAGAGCTCATCGATGAAGCTGAAGGTGTCGTTTCCGATCCTGTTCCGAACAGTAAG ATCCACCCGGAGCTCCCGAAGAGACCTGGCCCTCCAAATTCTATCTTTTATGAGGAGAACTGGGCCAAGTTTCACGAGAAGCACCCAAATATGTCCCGCAAAAAGTTGTTCAAGCgcatattaaaaaaataccagGCACTCCCAGATGAAGAGAAG GCTCAATATGTGGATAAATTTAAGGTTGCTAAAGAGGAATACCATAGAAGGATGTTGGAGTTCAG TAAACATTATGCAGAAGATCCCAAGCATAAGTACAAGAAACACACGAAGAGGAAGAGAGTCACTGAAGACGCTCCAGAT GATAAACAGGAATCTAACGCTGCAAGTGACCTGCCTCCCAAGCCTCCTTT cAATGGCTATAATCTTTTCTGCAAAGAGCAACGTGCATCCACGACGGGGTTCTCTGGAAATAACTATGTGAGCATGTGGGCCCAACGCTGGCGAGATTTGACTGAGCAACAGAAGGACGAGTACACGACACGCTGCAAAGAG TTGCAGAGACAGTACTCGGCCCAGCTGTCAGATTATCTGAAC AAATTTGATGagcaaaagcagcagcagatctTAGATGAGAATGGCCTCAAAGCACCTAAAATGCAGAGG GGCACAAGAAAAAGGACAAAAGATCTTCCTGGCGAGCCCAAGAAACCCTCTCA ATGCGGTAATGCAGTTTTCTTTCAAACTCAGATGGAACATCTGAAGGATAAAATCCCAAACTCGAGGGAGCGCTTCACCAAGGTCAGCCAATTGTGGCATGGCCTTTCCGATAAGGACAAGGAGCACTACAAACAGGAAGTACATAAAAACATTCAGAAATATAAGATGGAGCTCCGGAAGTGGTTTAAG ACACTGACGGCAACAGAGCAGGCAGCATATCGGAAGCATAACAGCAGT AAATTGAAGTTCCTTGATGTCAAACCAAcagaagatgatgatgacagagaAGGAGCATGTGTTGCTGTGCACAGACCATCA GATTCAGAGGATGAAGACATTGAGTACatcagcagtagcagcagtgatgaagaggaggatttTACCAAATTTGAG ATCCAGGAGCTGGAGGAAGACGATGACGATGTCATCATGTTTAAGGTGTATTAG
- the slc4a1b gene encoding solute carrier family 4 member 1b (Diego blood group), with translation MKDQKQQTYWQETGRWAGYEESFDPQSGVWASSSISYLTFKSLIQLRRTMNTGVTIFDCVERTLASIAEKMVTEMVNKKEIRPGDREGVLKALLQNRSQSDDPERQALTDGVDLQKFSVKDRRDDSDSVEATMVLVGALEFLERPTVVFVRLKEAAVLDSALEAPVPVRFVFALIGPNKTDMNYCETGRAMAALMADKVFNQAALKAKSPRELTDAVADFMDCSIVIPPTEIQDETMLSSIISFQKKLLQDRCQSSELAVATESKPRKVSISTGPPPEDPLARTGRPFGGMMKDIRRRYQHYKSDITDALNAQVLAAIIFIYFAALSPAITFGGLLADKVDDMMGVSELLISTSIQGIIFCFVAAQPVLVIGFSGPLLVFEEAFFAFCQSQDIEYIVGRVWVGVWLVIIVVVIVAFEGSFLVRFISRFTQEIFSILISLIFIYETFAKLGRIFKAHPLVLNYDHLNDTLENPWHFRVEEVTVYDNATGNTTVFINTIKPAYPNTALLSMCLMLGCFFIAYFLRQFKNGTFLPGKIRRLLGDFGVPIAIFLMIVVDYNVNDTYTQKLVVPKGLTVSNPAKRGWLINPFGEHKTFPVWVMCACCVPALLVFILIFLESQITTLIVSKPERKMVKGSGFHFDLLILVGMGGLSAIFGVPWLSAATVRSVTHANALTVMSKGTKPVIEKVIEQRISGIVVALLVGLSILMEPILKLIPMSALFGIFLYMGVTSLNGIQLWDRILLLFIPKKYHPDEPYATKVSTARMHIFTIIQVVCLAVLWIVKSSPASLALPFILILTIPLRMLMTGRVFTELEMKCLDADDAKVTFEEEPGQDVYCETQMPL, from the exons ATGAAGGACCAGAAGCAGCAGACCTACTGGCAGGAAACAGGCCGATGGGCGGGCTACGAGGAGAGCTTCGACCCTCAGTCTGGGGTGTGGGCATCCTCCAGCATCTCCTACCTCACCTTCAAGAGCCTCATCCAGCTCCGACGCACCATGAACACAG GTGTGACAATTTTCGACTGCGTGGAGCGAACACTGGCCAGCATCGCAGAGAAGATGGTCACCGAGATGGTTAACAAGAAGGAGATCAGACCTGGGGACCGGGAGGGAGTGCTCAAAGCTCTGCTTCAGAACCGCAG CCAATCAGACGACCCAGAGAGACAAGCCCTAACTGACGGGGTGGACCTGCAGAAGTTTTCAGTCAAAGACAGG AGAGATGACTCTGACAGTGTGGAGGCCACCATGGTGCTAGTGG GAGCGTTGGAGTTTCTGGAAAGGCCCACAGTCGTGTTTGTGCGTCTGAAGGAAGCGGCGGTGCTCGACTCTGCCTTGGAGGCCCCGGTGCCCGTACGCTTTGTCTTTGCCCTGATTGGCCCCAACAAGACTGACATGAACTACTGCGAGACTGGCCGTGCTATGGCAGCACTAATGGCAGATAAA GTGTTCAATCAGGCAGCATTAAAGGCAAAGAGCCCCCGCGAGCTGACAGACGCTGTTGCCGACTTCATGGACTGCAGTATCGTCATCCCGCCCACAGAGATCCAGGACGAAACGATGCTCAGCTCTATTATCAGCTTTCAGAAGAAACTCCTGCAGGACAGGTGCCAGTCCTCTGAGCTCGCTGTCGCCACAGAGTCCAAACCTCGAAAAG TTTCCATCTCTACTGGTCCTCCACCTGAAGACCCCCTGGCCCGTACGGGTCGCCCATTTGGCGGGATGATGAAAGACATAAGGAGACGCTACCAGCACTACAAGAGTGACATAACAGATGCGCTGAATGCCCAGGTCCTTGCTGCTATCATCTTCATTTACTTTGCTGCCCTGTCTCCTGCCATCACCTTCGGAGGACTGCTGG CTGATAAGGTGGACGACATGATGGGTGTTTCAGAGCTCCTCATCTCCACCAGCATTCAGGGTATCATCTTCTGCTTCGTTGCTGCCCAGCCCGTCCTGGTTATTGGTTTCTCTGGTCCGCTGCTCGTGTTTGAGGAAGCCTTCTTTGCC TTCTGCCAGTCCCAGGACATTGAGTACATTGTGGGGAGAGTGTGGGTAGGCGTGTGGCTGGTCATCATTGTGGTGGTCATTGTGGCCTTTGAGGGCAGCTTCCTGGTGCGTTTCATCTCCCGCTTCACCCAGGAAATCTTCTCCATTCTCATCTCCCTCATCTTCATCTATGAAACCTTTGCCAAGCTCGGGAGG ATCTTTAAAGCTCATCCTCTGGTTCTGAATTACGATCATCTGAATGACACTCTGGAGAATCCCTGGCACTTCAGGGTGGAAGAGGTGACTGTCTATGACAATGCTACTGGCAACACAACTGTTTTCATCAACACCATCAAGCCAGCTTACCCCAACACAGCCCTGCTCTCCATGTGCCTCATGTTGGGCTGCTTCTTCATTGCTTACTTCCTGCGACAGTTCAAGAATGGCACTTTTCTTCCTGGAAAG ATCAGACGTCTGCTTGGTGACTTCGGTGTGCCTATTGCCATTTTCCTCATGATTGTCGTGGACTACAACGTTAATGATACCTACACTCAG AAACTAGTGGTTCCCAAAGGTCTGACGGTGTCTAACCCAGCCAAAAGAGGCTGGCTCATCAACCCCTTTGGAGAGCACAAGACTTTTCCTGTGTGGGTGATGTGTGCCTGCTGTGTCCCAGCCTTGCTCGTCTTCATTCTGATCTTCCTTGAGTCTCAGATCACAAC TCTGATTGTGAGTAAACCCGAGAGAAAGATGGTCAAAGGCTCTGGGTTCCACTTTGACTTGCTGATTTTAGTCGGCATGGGAGGGCTCAGTGCAATATTTGGTGTGCCGTGGCTCAGTGCTGCCACGGTGCGATCTGTCACCCACGCCAACGCCCTCACTGTAATGAGCAAAGGAACAAAACCTGTGATTGAGAAGGTGATTGAGCAAAGGATCAGTGGCATCGTGGTGGCGTTGCTGGTTG GTCTGTCCATCCTGATGGAGCCGATCCTGAAGCTGATTCCCATGTCAGCCTTGTTTGGGATCTTTCTCTACATGGGAGTTACATCACTCAATGGCATCCAGCTGTGGGATCGTATTCTGCTTCTGTTCATCCCTAAGAAATACCACCCTGATGAACCCTACGCCACCAAA GTGAGCACAGCACGAATGCACATATTCACCATCATCCAGGTGGTGTGCCTGGCAGTTTTGTGGATCGTTAAATCCAGCCCAGCATCCCTCGCACTGCCCTTCATACTCATCCTCACCATCCCTCTACGCATGTTGATGACCGGCCGTGTCTTCACTGAactggaaatgaaatgt TTGGATGCTGACGACGCCAAAGTGACATTTGAGGAGGAACCGGGGCAGGATGTATACTGTGAAACTCAGATGCCATTGTAA